A DNA window from Phaeobacter sp. A36a-5a contains the following coding sequences:
- the tkt gene encoding transketolase, with product MDLTALRNANPEHWTKAAAIRALTLDAVAAANSGHSGMPIGMADVATVLFEKHMKFDVANPQWPDRDRFILSAGHGSMLIYSLLYLMGDAQVTLDQVKNFRQMGALTAGHPENFLIDAVETTTGPLGQGIANAVGFAMAEEMQRAHYGRKLVDHHTYVIAGDGCLMEGISQEAIGLAGRHSLGKLIVLWDNNNITIDGTVELSDRTNQVQRFKASGWQVIEIDGHDPKAIDEALTAAKKSKKPSMIACKTHIALGHAAQDTSKGHGALTDAEQMKAAKAAYGWTTGPFEVPADVKSQWEAIGQRGAAEREAWEARFAEASQQKQDRFNRAYALDAPKKLSATIKALKKQVSETQPKVATRKSSEMALEVINPIMPETVGGSADLTGSNNTKTGDLGVFDTDNRKGRYVYWGIREHGMASAMNGMALHGGMRPYGGTFFCFTDYARPAMRLAALMKIPTVFVMTHDSIGVGEDGPTHQPVEHLAICRATPNTYVFRPADTVETAEAWEIALTSKDTPSVMTLTRQNLPTVRTEHKLSNLTAKGGYVLAEAEGKRQVILIATGSEVSVALEAKAKLEADGIGTRVVSMPCMELFAEQDEAYRRKVLPAGPVRVGIEAAMRAGGWDRLLMGERGQEKKAGFVGMDRFGASAPAGELFEKFGITAEGTVAKVKELLG from the coding sequence GTGGATCTGACAGCCCTGCGCAACGCAAACCCCGAACATTGGACCAAGGCTGCGGCCATCCGTGCCCTGACCCTTGATGCCGTTGCCGCGGCAAATTCCGGCCATTCCGGCATGCCGATTGGCATGGCCGATGTCGCCACCGTCCTGTTTGAAAAACACATGAAGTTCGATGTGGCGAACCCCCAGTGGCCCGACCGCGACCGGTTCATCCTGTCCGCCGGTCACGGCTCCATGCTGATCTATTCGCTGCTCTATCTCATGGGCGATGCACAGGTGACGCTGGATCAGGTCAAGAATTTCCGCCAGATGGGCGCGCTGACAGCCGGTCACCCGGAAAACTTCCTGATTGATGCCGTCGAAACCACCACTGGCCCGCTGGGTCAGGGCATTGCCAATGCCGTTGGCTTTGCCATGGCCGAGGAAATGCAGCGCGCGCATTACGGCCGCAAGCTGGTCGATCACCACACCTATGTGATCGCAGGCGACGGCTGCCTGATGGAGGGCATCAGCCAGGAGGCCATCGGCCTCGCCGGTCGCCACTCGCTGGGCAAGCTGATCGTGCTCTGGGACAACAACAACATCACCATCGACGGCACGGTTGAACTCTCCGACCGCACCAATCAGGTGCAGCGCTTCAAGGCCTCCGGCTGGCAGGTCATCGAAATCGACGGTCACGATCCCAAGGCCATCGACGAGGCCCTGACCGCGGCGAAGAAATCGAAGAAACCCTCGATGATCGCCTGCAAGACCCACATCGCGCTGGGTCACGCTGCACAGGACACCTCCAAAGGTCACGGCGCGCTGACCGACGCCGAGCAGATGAAGGCCGCCAAGGCCGCCTACGGCTGGACCACCGGCCCGTTTGAGGTGCCCGCAGATGTGAAATCCCAGTGGGAAGCCATCGGCCAGCGCGGCGCAGCCGAGCGCGAAGCCTGGGAAGCCCGTTTTGCCGAAGCCTCGCAGCAGAAACAGGACCGCTTCAACCGCGCCTATGCGCTGGATGCGCCCAAGAAGCTGTCGGCCACCATCAAAGCGCTGAAAAAGCAGGTCTCCGAAACCCAGCCGAAGGTGGCCACCCGCAAATCCTCCGAGATGGCGCTGGAAGTGATCAACCCGATCATGCCGGAAACCGTCGGCGGCTCTGCTGACCTCACCGGCTCCAACAACACCAAGACCGGCGATCTGGGCGTCTTTGACACCGACAACCGCAAGGGCCGCTACGTCTACTGGGGCATCCGCGAGCACGGCATGGCCTCGGCGATGAACGGCATGGCGCTGCACGGCGGGATGCGCCCCTATGGCGGGACTTTCTTCTGCTTCACCGACTACGCGCGTCCGGCGATGCGTCTGGCGGCCCTGATGAAGATCCCGACCGTCTTTGTGATGACCCATGATTCCATCGGCGTTGGCGAAGATGGCCCGACCCACCAGCCGGTGGAGCATCTGGCAATCTGCCGCGCGACCCCGAACACCTATGTGTTCCGTCCCGCCGACACCGTGGAAACCGCAGAGGCCTGGGAAATCGCCCTGACCTCGAAGGACACCCCCTCGGTGATGACCCTGACCCGGCAGAACCTGCCCACCGTGCGGACCGAGCATAAGCTCAGCAATCTGACCGCCAAGGGCGGCTATGTTCTGGCAGAGGCCGAGGGCAAGCGTCAGGTGATCCTGATCGCCACCGGTTCTGAGGTCTCCGTCGCGCTGGAGGCGAAGGCGAAGCTGGAGGCCGACGGCATCGGCACCCGCGTTGTCTCCATGCCCTGCATGGAACTGTTCGCCGAACAGGACGAAGCCTACCGCCGCAAGGTCCTGCCCGCAGGCCCGGTCCGCGTGGGTATCGAAGCCGCCATGCGCGCCGGCGGCTGGGATCGCCTGCTGATGGGCGAGCGCGGCCAGGAAAAGAAAGCCGGTTTCGTCGGCATGGACCGCTTCGGCGCCTCCGCCCCCGCAGGCGAGCTGTTCGAGAAGTTCGGCATTACGGCTGAGGGCACTGTGGCGAAAGTGAAAGAGCTGCTGGGTTAA
- the gap gene encoding type I glyceraldehyde-3-phosphate dehydrogenase has protein sequence MTIKVGINGFGRIGRCTLAHIAASGRDDIEVVKVNATGPLETAAHLLKYDSVHGRFPGEVTLGENTMNLGRGDMQMFSTYNMDDLDWSGCDVVLECTGKFNDGEKAKAHLARGAKKVLLSAPGTNVDKTIVFGVNDDKLRAGDRMVSNGSCTTNCLAPLAKVLDETVGIESGIMTTIHAYTGDQPTLDRRHDDLYRARAAAMAMIPTTTGAAKALGEVLPNLKGRLDGSAIRVPTPNVSAVDLTFRSSKQTSVTEINAIMSEAAKGHMSRVIGYEPAPLVSIDFNHTEQSSIFAPDQTRVVENSLVRVLAWYDNEWAFSVRMADVAVAMGRLG, from the coding sequence ATGACCATCAAAGTCGGGATCAACGGGTTTGGCCGCATCGGCCGCTGCACCTTGGCGCATATCGCAGCCTCGGGCCGGGACGATATCGAAGTGGTCAAGGTCAATGCCACCGGCCCGCTGGAAACCGCAGCGCATCTGCTGAAATACGACTCCGTGCATGGCCGTTTCCCCGGCGAGGTCACCTTGGGTGAAAACACCATGAACCTCGGCCGTGGCGATATGCAGATGTTCTCCACCTATAATATGGACGATCTGGACTGGTCCGGCTGTGACGTGGTGCTGGAATGCACCGGCAAATTCAACGACGGCGAAAAGGCCAAGGCGCATCTGGCGCGCGGCGCCAAGAAGGTTCTGCTGTCCGCCCCCGGCACCAATGTCGACAAGACCATCGTCTTTGGCGTCAATGACGACAAGCTGCGGGCGGGCGACCGCATGGTCTCAAACGGCTCCTGCACCACCAACTGCCTCGCCCCTCTGGCCAAGGTGCTGGATGAAACCGTCGGCATCGAAAGCGGGATCATGACCACGATCCACGCCTATACCGGCGATCAGCCGACACTGGACCGCCGCCACGACGATCTCTACCGCGCCCGCGCCGCTGCCATGGCGATGATCCCGACCACCACCGGTGCCGCCAAGGCGCTGGGTGAGGTGCTGCCAAACCTGAAGGGGCGTCTGGATGGCTCTGCGATCCGCGTGCCGACCCCGAATGTCTCTGCTGTGGATCTGACCTTCCGCTCCAGCAAGCAGACCAGCGTCACCGAAATCAACGCCATCATGAGCGAAGCCGCCAAGGGCCATATGTCCCGCGTGATCGGCTATGAACCCGCGCCGCTGGTCTCGATTGATTTCAACCACACGGAGCAAAGCTCGATCTTCGCGCCGGATCAGACCCGCGTCGTGGAAAACAGCCTGGTGCGCGTTCTGGCCTGGTATGACAACGAATGGGCCTTCTCGGTGCGTATGGCGGACGTCGCTGTCGCGATGGGTCGTCTGGGCTGA
- a CDS encoding DUF808 domain-containing protein, producing the protein MSGLLALLDDVAGIAKVAAASVDDVAAAAGKAGAKTAGVIIDDAAVTPKYLQGFAPARELPIIWRITRGSLFNKLILLLPVAMLLANFAPWLITPLLMLGGSYLCFEGAEKIFHVLFPHASHAIDEDMSIKDPGHLEEQKIKGAIKTDFILSAEIMTIALAAIEAPTVWMQAATLAVVAIGVTLAVYGSVAVIVKMDDVGLYLAGNAPTPIGRGLGRGLVKFMPVLMWILSVVGTAAMLWVGGSIIIHGLEVLGFGWLGHHIHDWAYAVGHAVPAGWMGFAEWSAKAAMDGVFGVVWGLLLIPLATKVVGPVIATVSGKSAGH; encoded by the coding sequence ATGAGCGGTTTGTTGGCTTTGCTCGATGATGTGGCAGGCATTGCAAAGGTGGCTGCGGCCTCGGTGGATGATGTGGCCGCGGCGGCGGGCAAGGCGGGCGCCAAGACGGCGGGCGTGATCATCGACGATGCGGCGGTCACGCCGAAGTATCTGCAAGGCTTTGCCCCGGCGCGCGAACTGCCGATCATTTGGCGCATCACCCGTGGGTCGCTGTTCAACAAACTGATCCTGTTGCTGCCGGTCGCCATGCTGCTGGCGAATTTCGCGCCCTGGCTGATCACGCCCTTGCTGATGCTCGGCGGCTCCTATCTGTGTTTTGAGGGGGCCGAGAAGATCTTTCACGTGCTGTTCCCCCATGCGAGCCACGCCATTGACGAAGACATGAGCATCAAGGATCCCGGCCATCTGGAAGAGCAGAAGATCAAGGGCGCGATCAAGACCGACTTCATTCTGTCGGCGGAAATCATGACCATCGCGCTGGCCGCGATCGAGGCACCAACTGTGTGGATGCAGGCAGCAACGCTGGCAGTGGTCGCCATTGGGGTGACGCTGGCGGTCTACGGATCGGTGGCGGTGATTGTGAAGATGGACGATGTGGGGCTGTATCTTGCGGGCAACGCACCAACACCCATCGGGCGCGGTCTTGGCCGTGGGCTGGTGAAATTCATGCCGGTGCTGATGTGGATTCTGTCGGTGGTCGGCACCGCCGCAATGCTCTGGGTCGGCGGATCCATCATCATCCACGGGCTGGAGGTGCTGGGCTTTGGCTGGCTGGGCCATCACATCCACGACTGGGCCTACGCCGTCGGTCACGCGGTGCCTGCGGGCTGGATGGGCTTTGCCGAGTGGAGTGCCAAGGCGGCGATGGACGGTGTATTTGGGGTTGTTTGGGGGCTGCTGCTGATCCCGCTGGCGACTAAGGTTGTGGGGCCGGTGATTGCGACTGTGTCGGGGAAGTCAGCGGGGCATTGA